The Fusarium oxysporum f. sp. lycopersici 4287 chromosome 6, whole genome shotgun sequence DNA segment CCGCATCGGACCGTCTGAATGGGTTATAAACAGCTCTCGCCTGATAGTGCTATCTGGGCCTAGAGGTGACGTACATTGCTCTGTTGTGAGTCGAGACCTCTCCCTGGGCCATCTCGGACCAGCCAGGTCAACTTCGACTTGCTGTTGATGCGCCTGCGCGTTTAGCAGCTGATCCCCATGGCCAAGTAGGGGGGAGAAAACTGCGCTAACATGACGAGGTACCACTTGCCTCCATGGCTCACATCTGGTGTGCATGCCAGTCCCCATTCGGCATGATGGGGAAGATCTACATATGGAACACGGGAGGTGGGGGCGGTCCGCATTCAGGGCAAGCATCCGGCGCCGCCGTTCGGACCCTGTTGATGACCATTACTGCTAAGTATTTAGCTACCACGGCATTTGGAAAATGTAGCGAATTGAGCGACAGACGAGATTATCCATGTCTCAGTATCCACGCTTGAATATACGTGCCTCTACTTCATATCCCGGGGTACCGCCCTCTTGCTGATTCCTCGTCCAAGAGTTTAGCCAATTACCGTTGCTGTTATCTCAAGACTACTTTATGCAGGGATGTGCCAAGCTTCATGCATTCGCTAAAGCCATAAAGATGGTGTCACCAGACAGGGAAACCTACCCGGGAGGTCAAAATCGAGCCAGAAACAAGCCCCTTTCTGGTTTGGCGCAGTGAGAGATATGATTGAGCAATTGAAGATGCATTGAGTTGCAAGGGGCGACATCTACCGTCCTCTTTGTTTTTGCTTCTGGTGGTTCACACCCACGTGTCTCGAATGGCATGTTTGACTTATATAGTGGGAGTGCCCAGCCAGCATGTTTAGCTGTCTATCACCATTGCTGCATTATTCCATTCTCAATTTCGAACTTGTCTTATTCTCAAAGCTCCTTTCGTAGACAACCATTCCCTACACAAACCCTCACCCTAAAGTTTCCTTCCGACTCAAGGGTATCAGATCTGCCTCAACTATCTGGCACTGTTGAGTCGCACTTGAGATCGGCCATCCTCGTGTACGACGTCAAGATTCTTGCGCCAGCACTCGAAGCAAGCGCGAACGCCACATTAGCTCCGACAAGAATCCTCTGCCAGCCCCTCCTCAGGGCCAATTCGGTTCTACTACAACTGAGTCACAATCGACTGTAAAGTCCATCACAGCTTCAGAGGGCTCGCCACAACCTTCGCCCCAAAGCCTTCCCCGAACCACTGTCGTGCGTGGCTTTTCGCCTTCCCAGatccctcctcctcaaacTATTCCTGGTGCTGCTCAATCATCAGACGCAATTCCTGAGCCCAAGTCGTCGCCTGCTGCCAAGGTGGTGCAACCAAAGAAGACCGCTCGCTTTGCGCTTGATGGCTCTTGTTTGTCTAGTGAACAGGACCAGAGCCTCAGGAACAGCAAGCCCATCATTtcccatcatcaagaagccCGTGTTCCAGATCGGTGGCTCCTCTGAAGAAGACGGCTCAATCAAGAGCGCCATGGCTTCATCACGACCTGGCTCGCTGCTCTCTGCACGCAAGAAGCAGGCCTCGTTCAGCAACAATGTCATGACACGAAcaattgatgatgaggcaGCTGTTGACTCAGACACCGACGACTACATCGACGAGAGCGCcatcgatgacgatgacgactcTTCGGACTGGGAGGACTCGATGGAAGAGAGCGGCAAATCCAGCATGGACGACAAGTTCCTCCAGCGAGTGGATTCCAAGCCCAACTTGACCTCGCGACGATCGCTCATTACCCTCATGCTTGCCCAGAACGATCGCGCACGCACTCTTGGTAACCACGCTTCTCAATCGACTTCAGCTATTCCACGATCTCGTATGGCCCACGGCCCGTCACTGGGTGCCTCACCCAATGACTCTGACGATGCTcctctgatgatgaagggcATGCGTGGACCCGGTCTTAAGCCTATCCATCAAGTCCCTAGGTCTAGTGCTCAGCCCATCATGACCGGTCCCAACCAAATCCAGTCTCAAGCTGCGTTGTCACCTCGCACTACTCGTCGCAATATGTTGGCGACTGAGTTGACTGAGTCTCTTCGACGTCACCTCCTTTGGGAGCGACAACAGAAGTCGTCGACAGTCAATGCCGTCCTCAAGCGACACCATACATCACATGATGTGGCCAATTTGAAGCAGTACCCGGAGAGGCCTTGCATGAAGAGCGAGCATGTGAACTCGAGCAGCCAGAGGCAGTACTTTTCCGTTGAGGCCAACCGCGGATACCACTCCAGCGGATGGTGAATATTCACAGATCTATATTAATACAAATTGTACATAAATTTCGATAGCAGGGCAAATTGCATTGAATGTCTAGCTAGCGACCTTGATActatcttcttctgctgatAATAATTTGGGATGCATCTTGGGACTTTGATGCCAAGGTCGGCGCTCTTCTACCGTGAGCTGTACCACGGAAGCTTGAAACGAGGAAGTCGTGGTTGAGTTACTCCAGATAGCCTCCTCATATACTTCAAGCTGGGTCGACCCGGGTGAGAATGCTACGAGTCAAGAATGAGAATGTTCCCAGATAGTAATTGTATACAAATCACTACGGTGCAGCAGGGACTTCAATAAAAGCTGATTGCTGTTGCGTAGTGTTTCGAGAGGAAGGGCTATCGTTGCATGTGAATTAGCAGCTGCAGCGATTATGCTTTCTACATCTCTACGCTTTCAATTGAACCGGCCGTTCGTCTCTCCGTGTCTCTCCATTGGGCTAAGCGAAATAGTAACTGCCTTCGGGCTCCGTGGGCTCAAAGCACCCAAACAGCTATTGAAGTCGTGCTTTCGGCCATCATACAAGTTACTCCACATCTGAGACGATCAGGTCGGAAGCACCCCTACCCTGACTGACGATAGCCGGAAGAAGAAACCAACCCACGGGCCTTCGTTACAGGGGTCCAGGTCACTGACCATCGAGGACAAAGAGTGGGGCGTAGTAATGGATAAGGTGTTCGCAGGCATGCATAAATGAGATGCAAAACTCTAAGCAAGGGTACGTTCAACCGAAggggaaaaagaaagaaaggcaaGAGTACTAGTGCTAAAAGTAACTACTTAAGAGGATGGACCACCGAGGAGCGAGCAAACTCCATGGCGACTGCATCGATATCAAGCCAACACTACTCCAAGACTTACCAAGCCTCTGTTCAGAACCCTTTGATTTATTATCGTTTCTTTATCAAATTTGCGCATTATCTAATATCGGGACGAAAAGAAACCACTGGCGTCTGAAATCTCGTCAGAAATCAACCCGCGAGCAAAATGTTCAAAGCTTTAGTGACAATATCGGCTTCATTATTGGAAATCCTGAAACATATGTTGTTAGAACTCTCCTACCTCTTGAATTTTTGCAACCAGGAACGGCGATCCGAGGAAATTGAAAATTGCCACTGTATGTATTCTTCTAACTGAGGATTATCAGAGAGATAACCGAGAACAAAGCATCAAGCACACGATGTCTTGTTGCTATGGAATCAGGCCTTTCCCGTACATCAGAGACGCTAGCACTTTCCGAGGCGCCAGGGACACCAAATTTTCCCCAATCATCAGTCATTATAGCTTCCTCACAGACATCAAAGGCCCCAGTAACCAGAGTACTGGTTGTTCCTCGCGGAGCTGAGCTTGAAATCAAAGACGAAGGGTGTCATATATCTCCTGTACTATCATGTCTGGACAGTAACAGAAAGACAAGCGAGAACAAGGCATCAAGCTCAAAAGGTCTTGTTGCTCTTGAGCCGGAACCTTCCCAAATACCAGAGACTGGAGCAATGCCCGAGACGACAGGGAATCCAGCCCATCCTCACACTTTAGAGGCTCAAGCATCTGGGATATCAGTTGTTCTTTACAAACCCGATCCCGAACAGGCAACTGACGCCGCGGATTGGCAGACGCCTCCGACAGTGGTGGTGAACCCTAAGCTTACATGGTATGATGGTAATATGATGGAGCTCGAAATGCCATCTGAGAGGGTCTTATATGGCACTGAAGCGGTTTCGGATTTTCCGGGAATCAAGGCTTTTGTACCTATTGATGGTTCTACTAAAGCACCTGGAGATATCAAACTTATAAGTGTGACGCAACTATTTTACCATGAAAGTATTTCTCAAGGTATTCGAAGGAGTTTGGCGACTACGAATGTCACTATGGAGAAGTTTAGTAAGTGGGAAGAAATTAAATCTCGTATAGGGCATATTTAGTCAGATACAAGTATCTAGTTATTCGTACCTATCTTCGCATCCTACCATCGTTATATACATAATCTTTCAGTCGCTGAGTTCAAAAAGAGTGTATTGTACAACCATTCAGCAACATCTTCCAAAACAGAGGCGTACTAACCAGCAAGCACATAGATAGAAAGTCTGGGAGAGGGCATTGTACCTATGAGACGAGGTCGAGGCGTGCTGCAGAAACGGCAACTTCAACGGCGTTGCGGAGAACACCCGAAACCCACGATCAATGCTGCCAAACACTCGGAAGCTCCAGACTCTGCCCACAATCGGAAGACCTATAGAAACAAGATTGTTGACGTGCCAGTTAGGAGACTAATAGTGACGAACCCAAGCATAAGAAGCAGCCAAACGAGAGACATGCGTTAGCTGACTGCAGGCATTACGTCAAACTGAGGATCCATAGCGATGCCGGGAGATATACTCAAGGGGCTAAATGGGCTAATAGAAATGGCATTGGTTGGTTTACTCTATCCTCGGCGTTCTATCAACAAGTATCGTTTGACATATGATGGAATAGCGCATGTTACTTCGGTTGTGCAGTCCACTTTCGACGCTTGACTTCTACTTTATGCTCCAATGGTTCTGAAAGATAGGCTAGCAACAAGATGGCGGACAAAGCTACACGAGCAGTATCGCATGGCCAAGCAGGGTCTTTGCCAGCGTGTTCCTCAATTTACCACACAATCGTCATAGAGAACTTTCGCTAAGAATACAGATCCCGCGCTCGTCTTCGCCGCCCAGTGTTTGAATGCATGCCCTCCTGGCATATCCCCTCGCATCAACCTAGGACTGTCCATTACCAGAAGAATCAGCGCGAGACCATTGAATTTGCCTCGACACTGTCCGATTGAACTGTTGGATCCGGCTCGTCGTCTACGAGACAGTTGAAGCTGACATGTGACCATCCGTCCTCGTCCGCGTCTGCCTCTGCGTCCGGACCTGCGTCGCTGCCCTTCGTATGTTGCAGATCCTTCACGCCTTGCACTGGAAGTGTCGTCCACGCCTCGGACTCGGTAGGCTCGGCATCATCAGTGCTCGATAGTTCCTCAACAGCCGTGATGGTCTTCACAGTACGGGTGGTCTTCCTCAGCTCCAGATCGAAAGCCAAAGTCgcgtcatcttcatcgcccTTCTCTGCTATTATGCTGAGTGCGCCGGTCGGGTCAGTGCAGCTACCAAGATTCTCGAAGCGAGCCAGTCGATTGCCTCCATTGGACAGCAACCTGCGCAATTCGAGAGACCGATCGACCACGTCAACGCCACAGGGGCACCGAAAATCGtgagcctcctcctctgcGTTGCCCTCAGTCTTCTCGTCGACAACTGTAGCCGCGCCTGGAGCAGCCTCAGcgttcttctcctcattctgtctctccttctctttccGCATTTCCTCTGTCCTGGCCAAtctcccctcctcctccttgagtTCGACAGCGTGGAAAGAAGGATCAACAAAGACGACTCTAAAGCCGCTGTCGCGCTCGATGATTTCCGGCATCATCTTGCTTGGCCCAAGCTTCGGCACCGATGAGGCCCCGGGCACACTGAACCAAGGGCGTCTTTCTTCGTCGGTTTTGAGGTCGAAGAAGTCGCCGCTTAGCTGAGTAGCCAGACGCAAGATCTGGACTTGCCGATCATTCCACATCTCGAGGCTCTCGACATAGTCGAAAGCCTGTATCTCGTCGAAGCTGTATTTCGACTGCTTGAGCCAGCCTTTGGGGAAGAGGGGGGGATCACGACGAAGTCCTTCCTGCCTCCGTACTTCCTCCTCTCCGACTTCTTGGGCCAGTCGTGCCTCCTCGGCTTCTCCCGCCTTCTGCTCGTCTTCCAGTTGCGTCTTCTCAGCATCTTTCTCCTTCGTCTGTGTGTCGCTGTCTTGCTTTCGCGCATTTTTGTTTTCgctctccttcatctctaCTTCTGCCGATGGTGCCTCCACGGCTTCTCTCTTTGCCTGCTGCTCTTCCTGGGCTTCATCAGCAACAGATTTCGTCAGAATGTGATACTCCGCTTCATTCCCTGACGCGGAATCTGTTAGAACACCATCCTTTGCTTCGCTATCCGTCTTGGCATCCGTCAGAGTCGTCTCCTGTGCTTGTTCCACGGCTGGAACCTCTGCGGTCTGCACGGCGTCTTTGGTAGGCTTCTGTAGAGACTTGTCACAAGGCCTAGATTCAGCCTCGTTGGCGAAGAATAAGCCCGTAACCAGATCATGCTCCCGCAGGAAATTGGCGTACATCCTCCGCGAGCCCGGTGCCTTGGTGCCCCCGTCCTTCTTGTGCGTCGTGTCACTGGCTGTAGTCTCCTCTGTCGTGGCCATGGACTCTTCCGCTGCAGTCTGACTCCCTTCCGTGGTGACCGTGGCGATTCCCGTGATGACGCTATTGTCGTCCGTGGTGACTGTACCGGCTTCCGGAGTGGCCGTGGCATCTTGAGCTGTGGCCTCTTCCGCCGTAATCACTCCCATCGTGGCCGTACTCTTGGCGCGTTCTGCCTTTCGTTGCTCCTCTGTTTCGCGAAGGTATGTCTCGATGTTGTCTTTGGTACTGAATGCATACTTGCCGAGCCTCTCTCTCTCGTTGAGCGGCGAGAAATCTGTAATGAGTTCGGACTGAGAAGCGCTCTCCAAGGCAGAGGCACTTTGACTCTCGTCCTGGCGCAGAATCAGGTTGAAGTAAGGCGTGAGAGCCTCTGCGTGGAAAGCCGGACCGAACCATTCCCTCAGGGCGGGCCGCGTCTTTAAGGAGCGCATGAACATCAGGATCACCAGGATGAATCTCCACACCCCTAAGCCACGCGTATCTGCGTCCTCCAAGAGATACGGGACCATGGTGTTGATCAGTTCGATCGTTGCATCATGGATATCCCTCGCG contains these protein-coding regions:
- a CDS encoding hypothetical protein (At least one base has a quality score < 10), with translation MTKKPDRVVAKMPYAAPESPGKFILMFFLQLQHVVKCYLGLEVTYIALFTRSKRERHISSDKNPLPAPPQGQFGSTTTESQSTVKSITASEGSPQPSPQSLPRTTVVRGFSPSQIPPPQTIPGAAQSSDAIPEPKSTRASGTASPSFPIIKKPVFQIGGSSEEDGSIKSAMASSRPGSLLSARKKQASFSNNVMTRTIDDEAAVDSDTDDYIDESAIDDDDDSSDWEDSMEESGKSSMDDKFLQRVDSKPNLTSRRSLITLMLAQNDRARTLGNHASQSTSAIPRSRMAHGPSLGASPNDSDDAPLMMKGMRGPGLKPIHQVPRSSAQPIMTGPNQIQSQAALSPRTTRRNMLATELTESLRRHLLWERQQKSSTVNAVLKRHHTSHDVANLKQYPERPCMKSEHVNSSSQRQYFSVEANRGYHSSGW